In Alphaproteobacteria bacterium, the genomic window CCCAGGACCTCGCCGTGGTGCCGATGATGCTGATCGTCCAGAGCATGGGCGGCGATGGCGCCTTGGATGCCTGGGCAGTCCTCAAGATCGTGTTCTCGATCGCCCTGCTGGCCGGGCTGATCGTCTTCTTGAGCCGCCGCCGGCGCGTCAACCTGCCGTTCGTCAAGAGCGCCGCCGGAAATTTGGAGCTGACCGCCATCGCCGGGCTCGCCTATTGCTTCGGCGGCGCCGCGCTCTCCGGCGCGTTCGGCCTGTCGCCCGCCTACGGTGCCTTCCTCGCCGGGCTGTTCATCGGCAACACCACCGAGCGGCGGGCGATGATGGACACGGTCGAGCCGATCCAGAGCGTGCTGCTGATGATCTTCTTCGTCTCCATCGGCCTGCTCATGGACCCGTCCTATATCTGGGCCAACATCTGGTTCGTGCTGTTCCTGTGGTTTTTCGTGTCGGTGTTCAAGACCGCGCTCAACATCGGCATCCTGCGCCTGTTCCGGCAATCCTGGCCGCGCGCTTTTCTGGCCAGCATGGCACTGGCCCAGATCGGCGAGTTCTCGTTCCTGCTCGCCCAGACCGGGCTCAGCGCCGGGGTCATCGACGACGCCATCCACAAGCTGGTGGTCTCGGTCACCGTGCTGTCGCTGGCCATCTCGCCGATCTGGCTCGAAGGCTCGCGGCGTCTGCAAAGGGTGGCGATGCGGAGCATCACTTCGATCCGCTTTCTCATCCTGCTGCTCGCCGGGCGCGAA contains:
- a CDS encoding cation/H(+) antiporter, giving the protein MADQTPHGAADSGLAETVTSTLSEAVSSELGEAVQEQLAAAAHNELTGLAAVALVALLCGLLLTRFRQPAVVGYILAGVVLGPSGVALVTDREQISILAELGVLLLLFVIGMELSLRAFKLVWITAVGTALLQIALSLGVMLLFHFVFGLALGTAILLGFVVAISSTAVSIKILEAIGELRTRVGRVTVGILIAQDLAVVPMMLIVQSMGGDGALDAWAVLKIVFSIALLAGLIVFLSRRRRVNLPFVKSAAGNLELTAIAGLAYCFGGAALSGAFGLSPAYGAFLAGLFIGNTTERRAMMDTVEPIQSVLLMIFFVSIGLLMDPSYIWANIWFVLFLWFFVSVFKTALNIGILRLFRQSWPRAFLASMALAQIGEFSFLLAQTGLSAGVIDDAIHKLVVSVTVLSLAISPIWLEGSRRLQRVAMRSITSIRFLILLLAGRETRSMTKAGARLRRRARAARYLHAKRRRAKRRAKAAGQATPPAAPAAPPGDA